In Candidatus Hydrogenedentota bacterium, the following are encoded in one genomic region:
- a CDS encoding superoxide dismutase produces the protein MNSLNPTRRTFLASTAALAGALAVAPGSGAQAAGPFELPPLGYAFGALEPHIDARTMEIHHGKHHAAYVNGLNAAVEGVDAVKGLSVEEILRRIGAVPEDRRQAVINHGGGHANHTLFWDILTPGGAPEPGGALAGAIGETFGGADAFKEQFAKAAMGRFGSGWAWLVVNPTGALEVVSTPNQDSPLMAGSTPLLGLDVWEHAYYLHYQNRRAEYVNAFWNIVNWDRVASRFGAATS, from the coding sequence ATGAATTCACTGAATCCCACCCGCCGTACTTTTCTCGCAAGCACGGCCGCTCTCGCCGGGGCGCTTGCCGTGGCGCCCGGCAGCGGCGCACAGGCCGCGGGCCCCTTTGAACTTCCGCCGCTGGGATACGCGTTCGGCGCGCTCGAGCCCCACATCGACGCCCGCACCATGGAGATTCATCACGGAAAGCACCATGCGGCGTATGTCAACGGGCTGAACGCCGCCGTGGAGGGGGTCGATGCGGTGAAGGGGCTGTCCGTGGAAGAGATTCTGCGGCGCATTGGCGCCGTTCCCGAGGACCGGCGCCAGGCCGTCATCAACCATGGCGGCGGTCACGCGAACCACACGCTGTTCTGGGATATTCTGACGCCCGGAGGAGCCCCCGAGCCGGGCGGCGCGCTGGCCGGGGCGATCGGCGAGACCTTCGGCGGGGCCGACGCCTTCAAGGAGCAGTTCGCCAAGGCGGCCATGGGCCGTTTTGGAAGCGGCTGGGCCTGGCTTGTCGTCAATCCTACCGGCGCGCTCGAAGTCGTAAGCACCCCGAACCAGGATTCGCCGCTGATGGCCGGCAGCACGCCGCTGCTCGGCCTGGATGTCTGGGAGCACGCCTACTACCTGCATTATCAGAATCGCCGGGCCGAATACGTGAATGCATTCTGGAACATTGTCAACTGGGACCGGGTTGCCAGCCGCTTCGGGGCCGCCACATCCTGA
- a CDS encoding DJ-1/PfpI family protein — translation MAAKRILMIVGDFVEDYEVMVPFQALQMVGHTVHAVCPDKKAGDTVRTAIHDFEGDQTYSEKPGHNFSLNAAFGEVDPVSYDALVLPGGRAPEYLRLHDSVLDMCRHFAEAEKPIAAICHGLQILSAAGVLSGRACSCYPAVAPEVRAAGGQYVDIPVDAAHTEGNLVSAPAWPAHPAWLAQFLALLGTRISHE, via the coding sequence ATGGCTGCCAAGCGTATCCTGATGATCGTGGGGGATTTCGTGGAAGATTACGAGGTCATGGTGCCGTTTCAGGCCCTGCAAATGGTGGGGCATACGGTGCATGCGGTCTGCCCCGACAAGAAGGCCGGCGATACTGTCCGGACGGCCATCCACGATTTCGAGGGCGATCAGACGTATAGCGAGAAGCCGGGGCACAACTTCTCCCTGAACGCGGCCTTCGGCGAGGTGGATCCGGTCTCTTACGATGCCCTGGTGCTGCCGGGCGGCCGCGCGCCGGAATACCTGCGCTTGCACGATAGCGTCCTGGACATGTGCCGCCACTTCGCCGAAGCGGAAAAGCCGATCGCGGCCATCTGCCATGGCCTCCAGATACTCTCCGCGGCGGGCGTGCTCTCCGGTCGGGCGTGCAGCTGTTATCCGGCGGTAGCCCCGGAAGTGCGCGCGGCGGGCGGCCAGTACGTGGATATCCCGGTGGATGCGGCGCACACCGAGGGCAACCTCGTGTCGGCGCCGGCCTGGCCGGCGCACCCGGCCTGGCTCGCGCAGTTCCTGGCGCTGCTGGGCACGCGCATTTCACACGAATAA
- the fliS gene encoding flagellar export chaperone FliS codes for MTATASRLNTYTTVDVETASQGKLVVMLFNGAIKRAEEAKRQLGKGKNEAVHNNLIRAQEIIAELRGSLDMKQGEVSRNLDRLYEYFQHLLITANIRKTAEPIDECVQLMAGMRDTWQEAFQQAAAQAGDAPRINQHGSSVLNIQG; via the coding sequence ATGACCGCTACCGCTTCCAGACTGAATACCTACACCACGGTCGATGTCGAAACCGCGTCGCAGGGCAAGCTCGTTGTCATGCTGTTCAACGGGGCCATCAAGCGCGCGGAAGAAGCGAAGCGCCAGCTCGGCAAGGGCAAGAATGAGGCGGTCCACAACAACCTGATCCGCGCGCAGGAGATCATCGCCGAACTCCGCGGTTCGCTGGATATGAAGCAGGGGGAAGTGTCCCGGAATCTGGACCGCCTCTACGAGTACTTCCAGCACCTGCTCATCACCGCGAATATCCGCAAGACCGCCGAGCCGATCGACGAGTGCGTCCAGCTGATGGCGGGCATGCGGGACACCTGGCAGGAGGCCTTCCAGCAGGCGGCGGCCCAGGCGGGAGACGCGCCCCGCATCAACCAGCACGGATCCTCGGTGCTGAACATCCAGGGGTAG
- the fliD gene encoding flagellar filament capping protein FliD, whose amino-acid sequence MSGTFSAGGLITGLDSESLIRSLIQLERQPIRRIRDRISQLETQQTAIRGLRTTLQTLRNAAQDFRLNNIFNAYASTSSKPEVLTSSVSSSTPVTGAFTIDVQQLATATTAVSGGSIGAPINSAATLNSSGIVTEIAAGTFTINGVQFNVDPASDSLDSVLSAINSSAAGITATYDSVSDKVTIANTVAGDGSIINFGASSDTSNLLSALNVAGATQLPDVNGSTSVTSTRNLGAVDPAQTLNEYSFRDGALTAGTFSINGVSIAVDPSSQSLFDVLGAINESGAGVNATYDSATDQIRVVSKTLGSPTIRFGGAGDTSNFLDLVNLDTAVQTAGANTQFTVNGGPLQTRNTTTITDAIGGVTLELLSAGTSTITISNDNDAIVEEIRGFVENFNTALSELRNQLGANGNLRGDSGIRSIESFLVNNIFQQVAGLGGDFESLLDLGISSGADFNSEAGLTLSFDEDKFREALQKDRLNVQRLFANDGENGIADKLFTFLDSATRTNGFLNERIRANGTIDQQIQTANDQIARLEERLEMRETRLRRQFTALEQISAVYQNQAAALSRIGSFR is encoded by the coding sequence ATGAGCGGTACCTTCAGCGCGGGCGGACTGATTACCGGCCTGGACAGCGAGTCCCTGATCCGGTCGCTGATCCAGCTCGAGCGGCAGCCCATCCGGCGCATTCGGGACCGCATCTCCCAATTGGAGACGCAGCAAACCGCTATTCGCGGGCTTCGCACGACGCTCCAGACCCTCCGCAACGCGGCGCAGGATTTCCGCCTCAACAACATTTTCAACGCGTATGCGTCAACTTCCAGCAAGCCCGAGGTGCTGACGTCCTCGGTCTCGTCGAGCACACCGGTCACCGGCGCCTTCACCATCGACGTGCAGCAACTGGCCACGGCCACGACCGCCGTAAGCGGCGGATCCATAGGCGCACCGATTAATTCCGCCGCCACGCTGAACAGCAGCGGCATCGTGACCGAAATCGCCGCCGGAACCTTTACCATCAACGGCGTGCAATTCAATGTCGATCCGGCGAGCGACTCGCTCGATTCGGTGCTGAGCGCCATCAACAGCAGCGCGGCCGGCATCACGGCGACCTACGACAGCGTCTCGGATAAGGTCACGATCGCCAATACGGTGGCGGGCGACGGCAGCATCATCAATTTCGGGGCCAGTTCGGACACGAGCAACCTGTTGAGCGCCCTGAACGTGGCGGGCGCCACCCAGCTCCCCGACGTGAACGGGTCCACCTCGGTCACGAGCACGCGCAATCTCGGCGCGGTCGATCCGGCACAGACCTTGAATGAATACAGCTTCCGCGATGGCGCGCTCACCGCGGGAACCTTTTCGATCAACGGCGTTTCCATCGCCGTGGACCCCTCGTCGCAGTCGTTGTTTGACGTGCTGGGCGCCATTAACGAATCGGGCGCGGGCGTAAACGCCACGTACGATTCCGCGACGGACCAGATCCGGGTGGTTTCGAAGACGCTGGGCAGCCCCACCATCCGCTTCGGCGGCGCGGGCGACACGAGCAATTTTCTGGATCTCGTGAACCTGGACACGGCGGTGCAGACGGCGGGCGCGAACACACAGTTCACGGTGAACGGGGGGCCGCTCCAGACGCGGAACACCACGACAATTACGGACGCCATTGGCGGCGTCACGCTGGAGCTGCTGAGCGCGGGGACCAGCACAATAACGATCTCCAACGACAACGACGCCATCGTGGAGGAAATCCGCGGCTTCGTGGAGAATTTCAACACCGCGCTCTCGGAACTCCGGAACCAGCTCGGGGCGAACGGAAACCTTCGGGGCGACAGCGGCATCCGGTCCATTGAGAGCTTCCTCGTAAACAATATCTTTCAGCAGGTGGCCGGGCTCGGCGGCGATTTCGAAAGCCTGCTCGACCTGGGCATCAGCAGCGGCGCGGACTTCAACAGCGAGGCCGGGCTGACGCTGAGCTTCGACGAGGACAAGTTCCGCGAGGCGCTGCAGAAGGACCGTTTGAACGTGCAGAGACTGTTCGCGAATGACGGGGAGAACGGCATCGCGGACAAGCTGTTTACGTTTTTGGACTCGGCAACCCGGACAAACGGCTTCCTGAACGAGCGTATCCGGGCCAACGGCACGATAGACCAGCAGATCCAGACGGCCAACGACCAGATCGCGCGGCTCGAGGAGCGTCTGGAGATGCGCGAGACGCGCCTGCGCCGCCAGTTCACCGCGCTCGAACAGATTTCGGCGGTGTACCAGAATCAGGCCGCGGCGCTTTCCCGCATCGGGTCGTTCCGGTGA